A portion of the Falco naumanni isolate bFalNau1 chromosome 9, bFalNau1.pat, whole genome shotgun sequence genome contains these proteins:
- the HERC4 gene encoding probable E3 ubiquitin-protein ligase HERC4 isoform X2, with translation MLCWGNASFGQLGLGGIDEEIVLEPRKSDFFLNKRVRDVGCGLRHTVFVLDDGTVYTCGCNDLGQLGHEKARKRPEHVGALDAQNIVAVSCGEAHTLALNDKGQVYAWGLATDGQLGLPGTEECVRVPRNIKSLSEIQIVQVACGYYHSLALSKGSEVFSWGQNKYGQLGLGYEYKKQNSPHVIKSLLGIPFAQIAAGGAHSFVLTLSGAIFGWGRNKFGQLGLNDDNDRYVPTLLKSLRTQKVVHICCGEDHTAALTKEGGVFTFGAGGYGQLGHNSTSHEINPRKVFELMGSVVTQITCGRQHTTAFVPSSGRIYSFGLGGNGQLGTGTTSNRKSPFTVKGNWLPYSTQCLITADSEECYCVKRIFSGGDQSFAHYFYPQNMVPPDDFRYPDFLKQIWTVNETFIQRLLTFPSGRLPVEIANEIDGTFSSAGCLNGSFLALSNDDHYKTSTRFSGVDMNAARLLFHKLIQPDHTHISQQVAASLEKNLIPKLTSSLPDVEALRLYLTLPECPLMSDVNNFTTLAIPFGTAILNLEKAPLKVLENWWSVLEPPLFLKIVELYKDVVVHLLKLCKMGIPASERRILTNFLHTAFRVLEILHRVNERGQVIQYDRFYIHEIQDLIDIRNDYVNWVQQQVFGMLTDIPVTICTYPFVFDAQAKTTLLQTDAVIQMQMAVDQAHRQNLSSLFLPVFESVNPCLILMVRRDNIVGDAVEVLRKTKNVDYKKPLKVIFVGEEAVDAGGVRKEFFLLIMRELLDPKYGMFRYYEESRLIWFSDKTFEDSDLFHLIGVVCGLAIYNFTIVDLHFPLALYKKLLNKKPSLDDLKELMPDVGRGMQQLLDYPEDDIEEAFCLNFTITVENFGTTEIKELVPNGADIPVVKQNRQDFVDAYVDYIFNKSVASLFSAFHAGFHKVCGGKVLQLFQPSELQAMVIGNTNYDWKELEKNTEYKGEYWADHPTIKIFWEVFHELSLEKKKQFLLFLTGSDRIPILGMKCLKLVIQPTGGGEGYLPVAHTCFNLLDLPKYTDKETLKSKLIQAIDHYEGFSLV, from the exons ATGTTGTGCTGGGGAAATGCATCGTTTGGACAGCTTGGATTGGGTGGAATTGATGAAGAAATTGTTTTAGAACCCAGAAAAAGTgactttttcttaaataaaaggGTCAGAGATGTAGGGTGTGGACTGAGACATACTGTTTTTGTCCTGGATGATGGGACTGTTTATACATGTGGTTGCAATGATCTAGGACAACTGGGGCACgaaaaagccaggaaaagaCCCG agcATGTTGGTGCGCTGGATGCCCAAAATATTGTAGCTGTGTCATGTGGAGAAGCCCACACTCTTGCATTAAATGACAAGGGTCAGGTATATGCTTGGGGTCTGGCTACTGACGGACAGCTTGGCTTGCCAGGAACAGAGGAATGCGTCAGAGTACCCAG AAATATTAAAAGCTTATCAGAGATCCAAATTGTTCAAGTTGCTTGTGGTTATTATCACTCGCTAGCACTCTCAAAAG GAAGTGAAGTGTTTTCCTGGGGACAGAATAAATATGGCCAGTTGGGCTTAGGTTATGagtataaaaaacaaaactcgCCACATGTGATTAAATCTCTGCTGGGAATCCCTTTTGCACAAATTGCAGCAGGAGGAGCGCATAGTTTTGTACTAACTCTTTCTGGAGCCATTTTTGGATGGGGACGCAATAAATTTGGGCAGCTGGGTCTTAATGATGATAATG ACAGGTATGTTCCTACGCTGCTGAAGTCATTGAGAACTCAGAAGGTTGTTCATATATGTTGTGGAGAAGATCATACTGCTGCCCTTACAAAG GAAGGTGGGGTTTTTACATTTGGAGCTGGAGGCTATGGTCAGTTGGGTCATAACTCTACCAGCCATGAGATAAACCCAAGGAAAGTTTTTGAACTTATGGGAAGTGTTGTCACACAAATCACTTGTGGCAG GCAGCACACTACTGCATTTGTTCCTTCATCTGGAAGAATTTATTCTTTTGGACTCGGAGGTAACGGGCAGTTGGGTACAGGAACAACCAGTAATAGGAAAAGTCCCTTCACAGTAAAAGGAAACTGGCTCCCGTATAGTACTCAATGCCTGATAACCGCAG ACAGTGAGGAGTGTTATTGTGTAAAGAGAATTTTCTCTGGTGGGGACCAAAGTTTTGCACACTACTTTTATCCACAG aaCATGGTGCCACCAGATGATTTTAGGTATCCTGACTTTTTGAAGCAGATCTGGACTGTGAATGAAACGTTTATTCAAAGACTGTTGACTTTCCCATCTGGAAGACTTCCTGTAGAGATAGCTAA tgaaattgaTGGAACATTCTCCTCAGCTGGGTGCCTGAATGGGAGCTTTTTGGCTTTGAG caacGATGATCATTACAAAACCAGCACTAGATTCTCAGGGGTTGATATGAATGCTGCTAGACTACTGTTTCACAAACTTATCCAGCCTGACCACACTCATATATCACAACAG GTGGCAGCTAGTTTGGAAAAGAACCTTATTCCTAAGTTGACCAGCTCCTTACCAGATGTTGAAGCTTTGAGGCTGTACCTTACTCTACCAGAATGCCCACTGATGAGTGATGTAAACAATTTCACAACGTTAGCTATTCCTTTTGGAACAGCTATTCTGAACCTGGAAAAAGCTCCTCTGAAAGTTCTTG AAAATTGGTGGTCTGTACTTGAACCTCCGTTGTTCCTCAAGATAGTGGAACTCTACAAGGATGTTGTAGTCCACCTTTTGAAGTTGTGCAAGATGGGCATTCCGGCTTCTGAAAGAAGAATACTTACTAATTTTCTACACACAGCTTTCAGAGTTCTGGAAATACTGCATAGA GTAAATGAAAGAGGACAAGTTATACAATATGACAGATTTTACATTCATGAGATACAAGATTTGATAGATATCAGAAATGACTATGTCAACTGGGTCCAGCAGCAGGTATTTGGAATG TTAACGGATATTCCTGTTACAATTTGCACGTACCCATTTGTATTTGATGCCCAGGCAAAGACAACTCTCCTACAAACAGATGCAGTCATACAGATGCAG atggcTGTTGATCAGGCTCACAGGCAGAATTTGTCTTCGCTCTTTCTGCCAGTATTTGAATCTGTCAACCCATGCCTGATATTGATGGTACGGAGAGACAATATTGTAGGGGATGCTGTGGAAGtcctaaggaaaacaaagaatgtAGATTACAAGAAGCCACTCAAG gttatttttgtaGGGGAGGAAGCTGTTGATGCTGGAGGTGTTcgcaaagaattttttttgctCATCATGAGGGAGTTGCTAGATCCCAAATATGGAATGTTCAGGTATTATGAAGAGTCCAGGCTGATCTGGTTCTCTGATAAG aCCTTTGAAGACAGTGACTTGTTTCATTTGATTGGTGTTGTCTGTGGACTAGCAATATATAATTTTACTATTGTAGACCTTCACTTCCCTTTGGCTTTGTACAAAAAGCTATTGAATAAGAAACCTTCCCTGGATGACTTAAAAGAGTTGATGCCAGATGTTGGCAG GGGAATGCAACAGTTACTGGATTATCCAGAGGATGACATAGAAGAAGcattttgtcttaattttacT atcACTGTGGAAAATTTTGgtacaacagaaattaaagaacTTGTTCCAAATGGTGCTGACATTCCTGTAGTGAAACAAAATAG GCAAGATTTTGTAGATGCATATGTGGATTACATCTTCAATAAATCTGTGGCTTCCTTATTCAGTGCATTCCATGCTGGCTTCCACAAAGTATGTGGAGGTAAAGTTCTTCAGCTCTTCCAGCCCAGCGAGTTGCAGGCAATGGTGATTGGGAACACAAACTATGATTGGAAAGAACTGGAGAAG AATACAGAATATAAAGGAGAATACTGGGCAGACCATCctacaataaaaatattctgggaGGTTTTTCATGAGTTGTCT
- the HERC4 gene encoding probable E3 ubiquitin-protein ligase HERC4 isoform X3 has translation MLCWGNASFGQLGLGGIDEEIVLEPRKSDFFLNKRVRDVGCGLRHTVFVLDDGTVYTCGCNDLGQLGHEKARKRPEHVGALDAQNIVAVSCGEAHTLALNDKGQVYAWGLATDGQLGLPGTEECVRVPRNIKSLSEIQIVQVACGYYHSLALSKGSEVFSWGQNKYGQLGLGYEYKKQNSPHVIKSLLGIPFAQIAAGGAHSFVLTLSGAIFGWGRNKFGQLGLNDDNDRYVPTLLKSLRTQKVVHICCGEDHTAALTKEGGVFTFGAGGYGQLGHNSTSHEINPRKVFELMGSVVTQITCGRQHTTAFVPSSGRIYSFGLGGNGQLGTGTTSNRKSPFTVKGNWLPYSTQCLITADSEECYCVKRIFSGGDQSFAHYFYPQNMVPPDDFRYPDFLKQIWTVNETFIQRLLTFPSGRLPVEIANNDDHYKTSTRFSGVDMNAARLLFHKLIQPDHTHISQQVAASLEKNLIPKLTSSLPDVEALRLYLTLPECPLMSDVNNFTTLAIPFGTAILNLEKAPLKVLENWWSVLEPPLFLKIVELYKDVVVHLLKLCKMGIPASERRILTNFLHTAFRVLEILHRVNERGQVIQYDRFYIHEIQDLIDIRNDYVNWVQQQVFGMDVNHGLTELTDIPVTICTYPFVFDAQAKTTLLQTDAVIQMQMAVDQAHRQNLSSLFLPVFESVNPCLILMVRRDNIVGDAVEVLRKTKNVDYKKPLKVIFVGEEAVDAGGVRKEFFLLIMRELLDPKYGMFRYYEESRLIWFSDKTFEDSDLFHLIGVVCGLAIYNFTIVDLHFPLALYKKLLNKKPSLDDLKELMPDVGRGMQQLLDYPEDDIEEAFCLNFTITVENFGTTEIKELVPNGADIPVVKQNRQDFVDAYVDYIFNKSVASLFSAFHAGFHKVCGGKVLQLFQPSELQAMVIGNTNYDWKELEKNTEYKGEYWADHPTIKIFWEVFHELSLEKKKQFLLFLTGSDRIPILGMKCLKLVIQPTGGGEGYLPVAHTCFNLLDLPKYTDKETLKSKLIQAIDHYEGFSLV, from the exons ATGTTGTGCTGGGGAAATGCATCGTTTGGACAGCTTGGATTGGGTGGAATTGATGAAGAAATTGTTTTAGAACCCAGAAAAAGTgactttttcttaaataaaaggGTCAGAGATGTAGGGTGTGGACTGAGACATACTGTTTTTGTCCTGGATGATGGGACTGTTTATACATGTGGTTGCAATGATCTAGGACAACTGGGGCACgaaaaagccaggaaaagaCCCG agcATGTTGGTGCGCTGGATGCCCAAAATATTGTAGCTGTGTCATGTGGAGAAGCCCACACTCTTGCATTAAATGACAAGGGTCAGGTATATGCTTGGGGTCTGGCTACTGACGGACAGCTTGGCTTGCCAGGAACAGAGGAATGCGTCAGAGTACCCAG AAATATTAAAAGCTTATCAGAGATCCAAATTGTTCAAGTTGCTTGTGGTTATTATCACTCGCTAGCACTCTCAAAAG GAAGTGAAGTGTTTTCCTGGGGACAGAATAAATATGGCCAGTTGGGCTTAGGTTATGagtataaaaaacaaaactcgCCACATGTGATTAAATCTCTGCTGGGAATCCCTTTTGCACAAATTGCAGCAGGAGGAGCGCATAGTTTTGTACTAACTCTTTCTGGAGCCATTTTTGGATGGGGACGCAATAAATTTGGGCAGCTGGGTCTTAATGATGATAATG ACAGGTATGTTCCTACGCTGCTGAAGTCATTGAGAACTCAGAAGGTTGTTCATATATGTTGTGGAGAAGATCATACTGCTGCCCTTACAAAG GAAGGTGGGGTTTTTACATTTGGAGCTGGAGGCTATGGTCAGTTGGGTCATAACTCTACCAGCCATGAGATAAACCCAAGGAAAGTTTTTGAACTTATGGGAAGTGTTGTCACACAAATCACTTGTGGCAG GCAGCACACTACTGCATTTGTTCCTTCATCTGGAAGAATTTATTCTTTTGGACTCGGAGGTAACGGGCAGTTGGGTACAGGAACAACCAGTAATAGGAAAAGTCCCTTCACAGTAAAAGGAAACTGGCTCCCGTATAGTACTCAATGCCTGATAACCGCAG ACAGTGAGGAGTGTTATTGTGTAAAGAGAATTTTCTCTGGTGGGGACCAAAGTTTTGCACACTACTTTTATCCACAG aaCATGGTGCCACCAGATGATTTTAGGTATCCTGACTTTTTGAAGCAGATCTGGACTGTGAATGAAACGTTTATTCAAAGACTGTTGACTTTCCCATCTGGAAGACTTCCTGTAGAGATAGCTAA caacGATGATCATTACAAAACCAGCACTAGATTCTCAGGGGTTGATATGAATGCTGCTAGACTACTGTTTCACAAACTTATCCAGCCTGACCACACTCATATATCACAACAG GTGGCAGCTAGTTTGGAAAAGAACCTTATTCCTAAGTTGACCAGCTCCTTACCAGATGTTGAAGCTTTGAGGCTGTACCTTACTCTACCAGAATGCCCACTGATGAGTGATGTAAACAATTTCACAACGTTAGCTATTCCTTTTGGAACAGCTATTCTGAACCTGGAAAAAGCTCCTCTGAAAGTTCTTG AAAATTGGTGGTCTGTACTTGAACCTCCGTTGTTCCTCAAGATAGTGGAACTCTACAAGGATGTTGTAGTCCACCTTTTGAAGTTGTGCAAGATGGGCATTCCGGCTTCTGAAAGAAGAATACTTACTAATTTTCTACACACAGCTTTCAGAGTTCTGGAAATACTGCATAGA GTAAATGAAAGAGGACAAGTTATACAATATGACAGATTTTACATTCATGAGATACAAGATTTGATAGATATCAGAAATGACTATGTCAACTGGGTCCAGCAGCAGGTATTTGGAATG GATGTCAACCATGGATTAACTGAG TTAACGGATATTCCTGTTACAATTTGCACGTACCCATTTGTATTTGATGCCCAGGCAAAGACAACTCTCCTACAAACAGATGCAGTCATACAGATGCAG atggcTGTTGATCAGGCTCACAGGCAGAATTTGTCTTCGCTCTTTCTGCCAGTATTTGAATCTGTCAACCCATGCCTGATATTGATGGTACGGAGAGACAATATTGTAGGGGATGCTGTGGAAGtcctaaggaaaacaaagaatgtAGATTACAAGAAGCCACTCAAG gttatttttgtaGGGGAGGAAGCTGTTGATGCTGGAGGTGTTcgcaaagaattttttttgctCATCATGAGGGAGTTGCTAGATCCCAAATATGGAATGTTCAGGTATTATGAAGAGTCCAGGCTGATCTGGTTCTCTGATAAG aCCTTTGAAGACAGTGACTTGTTTCATTTGATTGGTGTTGTCTGTGGACTAGCAATATATAATTTTACTATTGTAGACCTTCACTTCCCTTTGGCTTTGTACAAAAAGCTATTGAATAAGAAACCTTCCCTGGATGACTTAAAAGAGTTGATGCCAGATGTTGGCAG GGGAATGCAACAGTTACTGGATTATCCAGAGGATGACATAGAAGAAGcattttgtcttaattttacT atcACTGTGGAAAATTTTGgtacaacagaaattaaagaacTTGTTCCAAATGGTGCTGACATTCCTGTAGTGAAACAAAATAG GCAAGATTTTGTAGATGCATATGTGGATTACATCTTCAATAAATCTGTGGCTTCCTTATTCAGTGCATTCCATGCTGGCTTCCACAAAGTATGTGGAGGTAAAGTTCTTCAGCTCTTCCAGCCCAGCGAGTTGCAGGCAATGGTGATTGGGAACACAAACTATGATTGGAAAGAACTGGAGAAG AATACAGAATATAAAGGAGAATACTGGGCAGACCATCctacaataaaaatattctgggaGGTTTTTCATGAGTTGTCT
- the HERC4 gene encoding probable E3 ubiquitin-protein ligase HERC4 isoform X1 produces the protein MLCWGNASFGQLGLGGIDEEIVLEPRKSDFFLNKRVRDVGCGLRHTVFVLDDGTVYTCGCNDLGQLGHEKARKRPEHVGALDAQNIVAVSCGEAHTLALNDKGQVYAWGLATDGQLGLPGTEECVRVPRNIKSLSEIQIVQVACGYYHSLALSKGSEVFSWGQNKYGQLGLGYEYKKQNSPHVIKSLLGIPFAQIAAGGAHSFVLTLSGAIFGWGRNKFGQLGLNDDNDRYVPTLLKSLRTQKVVHICCGEDHTAALTKEGGVFTFGAGGYGQLGHNSTSHEINPRKVFELMGSVVTQITCGRQHTTAFVPSSGRIYSFGLGGNGQLGTGTTSNRKSPFTVKGNWLPYSTQCLITADSEECYCVKRIFSGGDQSFAHYFYPQNMVPPDDFRYPDFLKQIWTVNETFIQRLLTFPSGRLPVEIANEIDGTFSSAGCLNGSFLALSNDDHYKTSTRFSGVDMNAARLLFHKLIQPDHTHISQQVAASLEKNLIPKLTSSLPDVEALRLYLTLPECPLMSDVNNFTTLAIPFGTAILNLEKAPLKVLENWWSVLEPPLFLKIVELYKDVVVHLLKLCKMGIPASERRILTNFLHTAFRVLEILHRVNERGQVIQYDRFYIHEIQDLIDIRNDYVNWVQQQVFGMDVNHGLTELTDIPVTICTYPFVFDAQAKTTLLQTDAVIQMQMAVDQAHRQNLSSLFLPVFESVNPCLILMVRRDNIVGDAVEVLRKTKNVDYKKPLKVIFVGEEAVDAGGVRKEFFLLIMRELLDPKYGMFRYYEESRLIWFSDKTFEDSDLFHLIGVVCGLAIYNFTIVDLHFPLALYKKLLNKKPSLDDLKELMPDVGRGMQQLLDYPEDDIEEAFCLNFTITVENFGTTEIKELVPNGADIPVVKQNRQDFVDAYVDYIFNKSVASLFSAFHAGFHKVCGGKVLQLFQPSELQAMVIGNTNYDWKELEKNTEYKGEYWADHPTIKIFWEVFHELSLEKKKQFLLFLTGSDRIPILGMKCLKLVIQPTGGGEGYLPVAHTCFNLLDLPKYTDKETLKSKLIQAIDHYEGFSLV, from the exons ATGTTGTGCTGGGGAAATGCATCGTTTGGACAGCTTGGATTGGGTGGAATTGATGAAGAAATTGTTTTAGAACCCAGAAAAAGTgactttttcttaaataaaaggGTCAGAGATGTAGGGTGTGGACTGAGACATACTGTTTTTGTCCTGGATGATGGGACTGTTTATACATGTGGTTGCAATGATCTAGGACAACTGGGGCACgaaaaagccaggaaaagaCCCG agcATGTTGGTGCGCTGGATGCCCAAAATATTGTAGCTGTGTCATGTGGAGAAGCCCACACTCTTGCATTAAATGACAAGGGTCAGGTATATGCTTGGGGTCTGGCTACTGACGGACAGCTTGGCTTGCCAGGAACAGAGGAATGCGTCAGAGTACCCAG AAATATTAAAAGCTTATCAGAGATCCAAATTGTTCAAGTTGCTTGTGGTTATTATCACTCGCTAGCACTCTCAAAAG GAAGTGAAGTGTTTTCCTGGGGACAGAATAAATATGGCCAGTTGGGCTTAGGTTATGagtataaaaaacaaaactcgCCACATGTGATTAAATCTCTGCTGGGAATCCCTTTTGCACAAATTGCAGCAGGAGGAGCGCATAGTTTTGTACTAACTCTTTCTGGAGCCATTTTTGGATGGGGACGCAATAAATTTGGGCAGCTGGGTCTTAATGATGATAATG ACAGGTATGTTCCTACGCTGCTGAAGTCATTGAGAACTCAGAAGGTTGTTCATATATGTTGTGGAGAAGATCATACTGCTGCCCTTACAAAG GAAGGTGGGGTTTTTACATTTGGAGCTGGAGGCTATGGTCAGTTGGGTCATAACTCTACCAGCCATGAGATAAACCCAAGGAAAGTTTTTGAACTTATGGGAAGTGTTGTCACACAAATCACTTGTGGCAG GCAGCACACTACTGCATTTGTTCCTTCATCTGGAAGAATTTATTCTTTTGGACTCGGAGGTAACGGGCAGTTGGGTACAGGAACAACCAGTAATAGGAAAAGTCCCTTCACAGTAAAAGGAAACTGGCTCCCGTATAGTACTCAATGCCTGATAACCGCAG ACAGTGAGGAGTGTTATTGTGTAAAGAGAATTTTCTCTGGTGGGGACCAAAGTTTTGCACACTACTTTTATCCACAG aaCATGGTGCCACCAGATGATTTTAGGTATCCTGACTTTTTGAAGCAGATCTGGACTGTGAATGAAACGTTTATTCAAAGACTGTTGACTTTCCCATCTGGAAGACTTCCTGTAGAGATAGCTAA tgaaattgaTGGAACATTCTCCTCAGCTGGGTGCCTGAATGGGAGCTTTTTGGCTTTGAG caacGATGATCATTACAAAACCAGCACTAGATTCTCAGGGGTTGATATGAATGCTGCTAGACTACTGTTTCACAAACTTATCCAGCCTGACCACACTCATATATCACAACAG GTGGCAGCTAGTTTGGAAAAGAACCTTATTCCTAAGTTGACCAGCTCCTTACCAGATGTTGAAGCTTTGAGGCTGTACCTTACTCTACCAGAATGCCCACTGATGAGTGATGTAAACAATTTCACAACGTTAGCTATTCCTTTTGGAACAGCTATTCTGAACCTGGAAAAAGCTCCTCTGAAAGTTCTTG AAAATTGGTGGTCTGTACTTGAACCTCCGTTGTTCCTCAAGATAGTGGAACTCTACAAGGATGTTGTAGTCCACCTTTTGAAGTTGTGCAAGATGGGCATTCCGGCTTCTGAAAGAAGAATACTTACTAATTTTCTACACACAGCTTTCAGAGTTCTGGAAATACTGCATAGA GTAAATGAAAGAGGACAAGTTATACAATATGACAGATTTTACATTCATGAGATACAAGATTTGATAGATATCAGAAATGACTATGTCAACTGGGTCCAGCAGCAGGTATTTGGAATG GATGTCAACCATGGATTAACTGAG TTAACGGATATTCCTGTTACAATTTGCACGTACCCATTTGTATTTGATGCCCAGGCAAAGACAACTCTCCTACAAACAGATGCAGTCATACAGATGCAG atggcTGTTGATCAGGCTCACAGGCAGAATTTGTCTTCGCTCTTTCTGCCAGTATTTGAATCTGTCAACCCATGCCTGATATTGATGGTACGGAGAGACAATATTGTAGGGGATGCTGTGGAAGtcctaaggaaaacaaagaatgtAGATTACAAGAAGCCACTCAAG gttatttttgtaGGGGAGGAAGCTGTTGATGCTGGAGGTGTTcgcaaagaattttttttgctCATCATGAGGGAGTTGCTAGATCCCAAATATGGAATGTTCAGGTATTATGAAGAGTCCAGGCTGATCTGGTTCTCTGATAAG aCCTTTGAAGACAGTGACTTGTTTCATTTGATTGGTGTTGTCTGTGGACTAGCAATATATAATTTTACTATTGTAGACCTTCACTTCCCTTTGGCTTTGTACAAAAAGCTATTGAATAAGAAACCTTCCCTGGATGACTTAAAAGAGTTGATGCCAGATGTTGGCAG GGGAATGCAACAGTTACTGGATTATCCAGAGGATGACATAGAAGAAGcattttgtcttaattttacT atcACTGTGGAAAATTTTGgtacaacagaaattaaagaacTTGTTCCAAATGGTGCTGACATTCCTGTAGTGAAACAAAATAG GCAAGATTTTGTAGATGCATATGTGGATTACATCTTCAATAAATCTGTGGCTTCCTTATTCAGTGCATTCCATGCTGGCTTCCACAAAGTATGTGGAGGTAAAGTTCTTCAGCTCTTCCAGCCCAGCGAGTTGCAGGCAATGGTGATTGGGAACACAAACTATGATTGGAAAGAACTGGAGAAG AATACAGAATATAAAGGAGAATACTGGGCAGACCATCctacaataaaaatattctgggaGGTTTTTCATGAGTTGTCT